A section of the Agrobacterium tumefaciens genome encodes:
- the glyS gene encoding glycine--tRNA ligase subunit beta has product MPDLLLELRSEEIPARMQRKAAGDLKKLVTDALVERGLTYEGAREYWTPRRLTLDIRGLNARSADVREEKKGPRTDANEKAIEGFLRGAGLNNISEAQVVSDPKKGDFYIAIINKPGRPAEEIIAEVMPGIIRSFPWPKSMRSGPASMPKGSSYAGIEGKGSESLRWVRPLQSIVCLFGPEHDETQVIPFVIDGIVAGNVTYGHRFHAPGPITVRRFEDYVSSLEKAKVVLDAERRKDIILHDAKDLAFANGLDLVEDEGLLEEVSGLVEWPQVLMGTFEEDYLQIPAEIIRLTIKTNQKCFVTRNQGAEEGLSNRFILVSNIEASDGGKEIIHGNGKVVRARLSDARHFWTRDQGDLPDLETLKDSAAKFSLDLKKPLDQRMAKLDALNVTFHAKLGTQGQRVARIRELAKALAPVVGADGALVDRAVVLAKADLRTEAVGEFPELEGLMGRKYAALQGENESVAAAIEDHHKPKGPSDRLPADKVAITVALADKLDTLVGFWAIDEKPTGSKDPFALRRAALGVVRILLEKNVRLPLLSVAKDPDLLSFFHDRLKVYLRDLGARYDLIDAVLTPESDDLLMIARRVEALTAFITGEDGRNLLAGAKRATQLLAAEEKKGTVVADGVSEELLKLDAEKALYAAIKTASADAAKAVAGEDFRSAMQALSTLRAPVDKFFEDVLVNDEDAAIRANRLALLKAIREATGTVADFSKITG; this is encoded by the coding sequence ATGCCCGATCTTCTGCTTGAACTTCGCTCCGAGGAAATCCCTGCCCGCATGCAGCGCAAGGCGGCGGGAGATCTGAAGAAACTCGTCACCGACGCCTTGGTGGAGAGAGGGCTGACCTATGAGGGTGCGCGCGAATATTGGACGCCGCGCCGCCTGACGCTGGATATTCGCGGTCTCAACGCCCGCTCCGCCGATGTGCGTGAGGAAAAGAAGGGCCCGCGCACCGATGCAAATGAAAAGGCAATCGAAGGCTTTCTGCGCGGCGCTGGTCTCAATAATATCTCGGAAGCGCAGGTCGTTTCCGATCCGAAGAAGGGCGATTTTTACATCGCTATCATCAACAAGCCCGGCCGCCCGGCAGAAGAGATCATCGCCGAGGTGATGCCCGGCATCATCCGCTCTTTCCCGTGGCCAAAATCAATGCGTTCCGGCCCGGCCTCCATGCCGAAGGGTTCCAGCTATGCCGGCATTGAAGGCAAGGGCTCGGAAAGCCTGCGCTGGGTGCGCCCGCTGCAATCCATCGTCTGCCTGTTCGGTCCGGAACATGACGAAACCCAGGTCATTCCCTTCGTGATCGATGGCATCGTCGCGGGCAACGTCACCTATGGTCACCGTTTCCACGCGCCCGGCCCCATCACCGTGCGACGTTTCGAGGACTATGTCTCGAGCCTCGAAAAGGCAAAGGTCGTGCTGGATGCCGAGCGCCGCAAGGACATCATCCTGCACGATGCCAAGGACCTTGCTTTCGCCAATGGTCTCGATCTGGTGGAAGACGAAGGCCTGCTGGAAGAAGTCTCCGGTCTCGTCGAATGGCCGCAGGTGCTGATGGGCACCTTCGAGGAGGATTATCTGCAGATTCCGGCGGAAATCATCCGGTTGACCATCAAGACCAACCAGAAGTGTTTCGTCACCCGCAACCAGGGTGCGGAAGAGGGCCTTTCCAACCGCTTCATCCTGGTCTCGAATATCGAGGCAAGCGACGGCGGCAAGGAAATCATCCATGGCAACGGCAAGGTCGTGCGCGCCCGCCTGTCGGATGCCCGCCATTTCTGGACCCGCGACCAGGGCGATCTGCCCGATCTCGAAACGCTGAAAGACTCGGCTGCGAAATTCAGTCTCGATCTCAAAAAGCCCCTCGACCAGCGCATGGCGAAGCTTGACGCATTGAACGTGACGTTCCATGCCAAGCTCGGCACTCAAGGGCAGCGCGTGGCCCGTATTCGCGAACTGGCCAAGGCTCTGGCTCCCGTCGTCGGTGCCGATGGGGCGCTGGTGGACCGTGCCGTGGTGCTGGCCAAAGCCGACCTGCGTACCGAAGCCGTGGGAGAATTCCCCGAGCTTGAGGGCCTGATGGGGCGCAAATATGCGGCCTTGCAGGGAGAAAACGAGAGTGTCGCCGCTGCGATCGAGGACCATCACAAACCGAAAGGCCCCTCTGACCGCCTGCCGGCCGACAAGGTGGCGATCACGGTCGCTCTGGCCGATAAGCTCGACACGCTTGTCGGCTTCTGGGCCATCGATGAGAAGCCGACGGGTTCGAAGGACCCCTTCGCGCTGCGCCGTGCGGCGCTGGGCGTGGTGCGTATTCTTCTGGAAAAGAATGTCCGCTTGCCGCTCTTGAGCGTGGCGAAGGACCCGGACCTTCTCTCCTTCTTCCATGATCGCCTGAAGGTCTATCTTCGCGATCTCGGCGCCCGTTATGATTTGATCGACGCCGTTCTGACGCCGGAATCCGATGATCTCCTGATGATCGCCCGCCGTGTCGAAGCGCTCACGGCCTTCATCACCGGCGAGGATGGCCGCAACCTTCTGGCAGGCGCCAAGCGCGCCACGCAGCTGCTTGCAGCGGAAGAAAAGAAGGGCACCGTGGTGGCCGATGGCGTTTCGGAAGAGCTGCTGAAGCTCGATGCCGAAAAGGCGCTCTACGCGGCAATCAAGACCGCCTCTGCAGATGCCGCAAAGGCAGTGGCGGGCGAAGATTTCCGCTCTGCCATGCAGGCGCTCTCGACGCTGCGTGCGCCCGTGGACAAGTTCTTCGAGGATGTGCTG
- a CDS encoding DUF2207 domain-containing protein yields the protein MKTIAARLLALFVFLGAAFPAFAEEFIRSYHSVIEVAQDGKLTVTETITARAEGQNIKRGIFRDFPLYALDANNRRTRVDFNVVSVERDGAPENWRTETIDGGIRIYTGSADRFLSTGDHIFQITYTTARQIRYFSDYDELTWNVTGNGWQFPMGEISATITLPEGVKATDTAVFTGPLGAKGKDARILNEGNEVFFASTRPYSVGEGMTVAVKLPKGAIAAPASSQETSWWLRDHLAILISGGGLLAVLVYYLRAWSAVGRDPAKGVVVPRWDAPEGLSPALVNYVDNRGFSGAGWTALSASALDLAVKGYVVLEDLKNSIVIRRTDKPTATDLPTGQKTLLASIGGRGESLTIDKAHGAEVEKVGRQFRTAIEKEHRGKYYRSNAGYTVFGILFSIAIIIATLVFGDLDENSIAAVMVLGFFSFFFGILSIGIGRQFSRGASLRKRIGGIIMLAFAGFIAFSAVGGFATQIFLDVTHGTKSLALAAIGGIVLTNTLFLFLMGAPTPLGRKLTDGIEGLRTYLTLAEKDRMNMADAPTMSPQHFEKLLPYAVALGVEKPWSQTFEKWLKTAAAGAAASTYVPGWYVGSNYGSFGGRIGGFSTSMASTIASTIPQPVSSSNSSFSSGGGGGGGGFSGSGGGGGGGGGW from the coding sequence GTGAAGACCATCGCCGCAAGACTTCTCGCGCTGTTCGTCTTCCTGGGCGCGGCCTTCCCGGCTTTCGCGGAAGAGTTCATCCGTTCGTATCATTCCGTCATCGAGGTCGCGCAAGATGGAAAGCTGACGGTGACGGAAACAATCACCGCCCGCGCCGAAGGCCAGAACATCAAGCGCGGCATCTTCCGCGACTTCCCGCTTTACGCGCTGGATGCGAATAACCGCCGCACCAGGGTGGATTTCAACGTCGTTTCGGTCGAGCGCGACGGTGCGCCCGAGAACTGGCGCACCGAAACCATCGATGGCGGCATCCGCATCTATACCGGCAGCGCCGACCGTTTCCTGTCGACCGGCGACCATATCTTCCAGATCACCTACACCACCGCCCGGCAGATCCGTTATTTCAGCGATTACGACGAGCTGACCTGGAACGTGACAGGCAATGGCTGGCAGTTTCCGATGGGCGAGATTTCCGCCACGATCACGCTGCCGGAGGGTGTGAAGGCGACGGATACGGCGGTTTTCACGGGTCCGCTTGGGGCGAAGGGCAAGGATGCCCGCATCCTCAATGAAGGAAACGAGGTATTTTTTGCGTCCACCCGGCCATATTCGGTGGGCGAGGGCATGACGGTTGCGGTGAAGCTGCCCAAGGGCGCCATCGCCGCGCCCGCGAGTTCGCAGGAGACAAGCTGGTGGCTGCGGGATCATCTCGCCATCCTGATCTCGGGCGGCGGGCTTCTGGCCGTTCTCGTCTATTACCTCCGGGCATGGTCCGCGGTCGGCCGTGATCCGGCCAAAGGCGTGGTCGTGCCGCGCTGGGATGCGCCTGAAGGGTTATCGCCGGCGCTGGTCAACTACGTCGATAACAGGGGCTTCTCCGGCGCGGGCTGGACGGCGCTTTCCGCGTCTGCTCTTGATCTTGCGGTCAAAGGTTATGTCGTTCTGGAAGACCTGAAGAATTCAATTGTCATCCGCCGCACGGATAAGCCGACTGCCACCGATTTGCCGACCGGCCAAAAGACGCTGCTTGCCTCCATCGGCGGACGTGGCGAGTCACTGACGATCGACAAGGCCCATGGGGCTGAGGTCGAAAAGGTCGGGCGACAGTTTCGTACAGCCATCGAGAAGGAACATCGGGGGAAATATTACCGCAGCAATGCCGGTTACACGGTGTTTGGCATCCTGTTCAGCATCGCCATCATCATCGCGACGCTCGTCTTCGGCGATCTGGACGAAAACTCCATCGCGGCCGTGATGGTCCTCGGTTTTTTTTCTTTCTTCTTCGGTATCCTCTCCATTGGTATCGGTCGCCAGTTCTCGCGCGGCGCGTCGCTGCGCAAGCGGATCGGGGGTATCATCATGCTTGCCTTTGCCGGCTTCATTGCCTTTTCCGCGGTCGGCGGCTTTGCAACGCAGATCTTTCTCGACGTGACACATGGCACGAAGTCGCTGGCGCTGGCCGCCATCGGCGGCATTGTGCTCACCAATACGCTCTTCCTCTTTCTGATGGGCGCGCCGACGCCGCTCGGACGCAAGCTGACGGATGGCATTGAGGGGTTGAGGACCTATCTGACGCTCGCGGAAAAGGACCGGATGAACATGGCGGATGCACCCACCATGTCGCCGCAGCATTTCGAAAAGCTGTTGCCTTATGCCGTGGCGCTCGGTGTCGAAAAACCGTGGAGCCAGACATTCGAGAAATGGCTGAAGACGGCCGCTGCCGGCGCCGCTGCTTCAACTTATGTGCCTGGCTGGTACGTTGGCAGCAATTACGGCAGTTTTGGCGGCCGTATCGGCGGGTTCTCGACCTCAATGGCAAGCACGATCGCCTCCACGATTCCTCAACCCGTCAGTTCGTCAAACTCCAGCTTCTCCAGTGGTGGCGGTGGTGGGGGCGGCGGTTTTTCCGGTTCCGGCGGCGGTGGCGGCGGCGGGGGCGGGTGGTAG
- a CDS encoding 3-phosphoshikimate 1-carboxyvinyltransferase — protein sequence MIELTITPPGHPLSGKVEPPGSKSITNRALLLAGLAKGKSRLTGALKSDDTLYMAEALREMGVKVTEPDATTFVVESSGLLQQPQKPLFLGNAGTATRFLTAAAALVDGAVIIDGDEHMRKRPIMPLVEALRSLGVEADAPTGCPPVTVCGKGTGFPKGSVTIDANLSSQYVSALLMAAACGDKPVHIILKGEEIGAKGYIDLTTSAMEAFGGKVERVSNAIWRVHPTGYAATDFHIEPDASAATYLWGAELLTGGAIDIGTPADKFTQPDAKAHEVMAQFPHLPAEIDGSQMQDAIPTIAVLAAFNETPVRFVGIANLRVKECDRIRAVSLGLNEIRNGLAHEEGDDLIVHSDPSLAGQTVSASIDTFADHRIAMSFALAALKIGGIAIQNPACVGKTYPNYWKALASLGVDYTEKESAAEPQH from the coding sequence ATGATCGAACTGACCATCACCCCGCCCGGTCACCCGCTTTCCGGCAAGGTGGAGCCACCCGGTTCCAAGTCCATCACCAACCGCGCGCTGCTGCTGGCGGGCCTTGCCAAGGGCAAAAGCCGCCTCACCGGTGCGCTGAAGAGCGACGATACGCTTTATATGGCGGAAGCCCTGCGTGAGATGGGTGTGAAGGTGACCGAGCCTGATGCCACCACTTTCGTGGTCGAAAGTTCAGGTCTGCTGCAGCAGCCACAAAAGCCGCTTTTCCTTGGCAATGCTGGCACGGCAACACGCTTCCTCACCGCCGCCGCCGCGCTTGTCGACGGGGCCGTCATCATCGATGGCGACGAGCATATGCGCAAACGTCCCATCATGCCGCTGGTAGAAGCGCTCCGCTCCCTCGGAGTCGAGGCGGATGCGCCGACCGGTTGCCCGCCCGTTACCGTCTGCGGCAAGGGTACGGGTTTCCCGAAGGGCAGCGTTACCATCGACGCCAACCTGTCGAGCCAATATGTCTCGGCACTTCTGATGGCGGCCGCCTGCGGTGATAAGCCTGTCCATATCATCCTCAAGGGCGAGGAAATCGGTGCGAAGGGCTATATCGACCTCACGACATCGGCCATGGAGGCTTTCGGCGGGAAGGTGGAGCGGGTCAGCAATGCCATCTGGCGCGTGCACCCGACCGGTTACGCGGCGACCGATTTCCATATCGAGCCGGATGCCTCCGCCGCCACCTATCTCTGGGGTGCCGAACTTCTGACCGGCGGCGCAATCGATATCGGCACGCCCGCCGATAAATTCACCCAGCCGGATGCCAAGGCCCATGAGGTCATGGCGCAGTTTCCGCACCTGCCCGCCGAAATCGATGGTTCTCAGATGCAGGATGCCATCCCCACTATCGCGGTTCTCGCCGCCTTCAACGAAACGCCGGTGCGTTTCGTCGGCATCGCCAATCTGCGGGTCAAGGAATGCGACCGCATCCGCGCCGTCTCGCTGGGCCTCAACGAAATCCGCAACGGTCTGGCGCATGAGGAAGGCGACGACCTGATCGTGCATTCCGATCCCTCCCTCGCGGGCCAGACGGTGAGTGCTTCCATTGATACCTTTGCCGATCACCGCATCGCCATGAGCTTTGCGCTCGCGGCGCTGAAGATCGGTGGCATCGCCATCCAGAACCCTGCCTGCGTGGGCAAGACCTATCCGAACTACTGGAAGGCGCTCGCCTCGCTCGGCGTCGACTATACCGAAAAGGAAAGCGCTGCCGAGCCGCAGCATTAG
- a CDS encoding LemA family protein gives MFITLAIIAAIALYVVFIYNGLVKSRQMKEEAWSGIDVQLKRRADLIPNLIETVKGYAAHEKSTFEEVISLRNRAQAVPAGDVEGRAQAEGLLSQALGKLFALAEAYPDLKANTNFLELQRSLESIENEIQMSRRYYNGAARDLNVKVESFPSNLVAGQFGFAKAPYFEIDNPADRAVPTVKF, from the coding sequence ATGTTCATCACGCTGGCAATCATTGCTGCAATCGCGCTTTATGTCGTCTTCATCTATAACGGCCTCGTCAAGTCTCGGCAGATGAAGGAAGAGGCGTGGTCGGGCATCGACGTGCAGCTGAAGCGCCGCGCCGATCTCATTCCGAACCTGATCGAGACGGTCAAGGGTTATGCAGCACATGAAAAGAGCACCTTCGAGGAGGTGATTAGCCTGCGCAACCGGGCGCAGGCGGTGCCGGCGGGTGATGTCGAAGGTCGCGCCCAGGCGGAAGGGCTGCTGTCGCAGGCGCTCGGCAAGCTGTTCGCTCTCGCCGAAGCCTATCCGGATCTCAAGGCCAACACCAACTTTCTGGAATTGCAGCGCTCGCTCGAATCCATCGAAAACGAGATCCAGATGTCGCGCCGTTATTACAATGGCGCCGCGCGCGATCTCAACGTTAAGGTGGAAAGCTTCCCGTCGAACCTCGTGGCAGGCCAGTTTGGGTTTGCCAAGGCGCCCTATTTCGAGATCGACAATCCCGCTGACCGTGCGGTGCCAACCGTCAAATTCTAA
- a CDS encoding glycine--tRNA ligase subunit alpha produces MTAMTDVPDHMNPKRSFQALILTLHNYWADKGCAVLQPYDMEVGAGTFHPATTLRALGPKPWKAAYVQPSRRPSDGRYGENPNRLQHYYQYQVILKPNPSNLQELYLGSLKAIGLDPLLHDVRFVEDDWESPTLGAWGLGWECWCDGMEVSQFTYFQQVCGIECSPVAGELTYGLERLAMYVQGVDNVYDLNFNGREGEEKISYGDVFLQAEQEYSRHNFEFADTAMLHRHFIDAEKECQALLAAGAPGDNDNQRLHKCVFPAYDQCIKASHVFNLLDARGVISVTERQSYILRVRTLAKACGEAFLLTDAGGLNWNRAA; encoded by the coding sequence ATGACTGCAATGACCGATGTTCCCGACCATATGAACCCGAAGCGTTCCTTTCAGGCGCTGATCCTGACGCTGCACAATTACTGGGCCGACAAGGGCTGCGCGGTGTTGCAGCCTTACGATATGGAAGTGGGCGCGGGGACGTTCCATCCGGCAACGACGCTGCGCGCGCTTGGGCCAAAGCCGTGGAAGGCCGCTTACGTGCAGCCATCACGCCGCCCGTCCGATGGACGTTATGGGGAAAACCCCAACCGCCTGCAGCATTATTACCAGTATCAGGTCATCCTGAAGCCCAACCCTTCCAACCTGCAGGAGCTCTATCTCGGTTCGCTGAAGGCGATCGGCCTCGACCCGTTGCTGCACGATGTGCGCTTCGTTGAGGACGATTGGGAAAGCCCGACGCTCGGCGCCTGGGGCCTCGGATGGGAATGCTGGTGCGATGGCATGGAAGTGTCGCAGTTCACTTACTTCCAGCAGGTTTGCGGCATTGAATGCTCGCCGGTCGCCGGCGAGCTGACCTATGGTCTGGAGCGTCTGGCCATGTATGTTCAGGGCGTCGACAATGTCTATGATCTGAACTTCAACGGCCGCGAGGGCGAAGAGAAGATTTCCTACGGCGACGTGTTTTTGCAGGCCGAGCAGGAATATTCCCGCCACAACTTCGAATTTGCCGACACCGCCATGCTGCATCGCCATTTCATCGACGCGGAAAAGGAATGCCAGGCGCTTCTCGCTGCCGGTGCGCCCGGTGACAACGACAACCAGCGCCTGCACAAATGTGTGTTTCCGGCCTATGACCAGTGCATCAAGGCGAGCCACGTCTTCAATCTTCTGGATGCGCGCGGTGTCATCTCGGTGACGGAGCGCCAGAGCTATATTCTGCGCGTGCGCACGCTGGCGAAAGCCTGCGGCGAGGCCTTCCTGCTGACGGATGCTGGCGGGCTGAACTGGAACAGGGCCGCCTGA
- a CDS encoding PIN domain-containing protein, protein MSEAPFVDTNILVYASTSDPRSEVANTIISQPFVISVQALNEFSVVARKKLRMEWSGIRSALEDFRTAAAQIVPLDVGLHMDALDLVQRYNVAFYDALMLAAALKAESNVFLSEDMQDGLTVEGRMKIFNPFTARLHA, encoded by the coding sequence TTGAGTGAGGCGCCCTTCGTTGACACCAATATTCTGGTCTATGCTTCGACCTCCGACCCGCGCTCCGAGGTGGCCAATACGATAATATCGCAGCCATTCGTTATCAGCGTCCAGGCACTTAACGAGTTTTCGGTTGTCGCGCGTAAAAAATTGCGAATGGAATGGAGCGGTATACGTTCTGCTTTGGAAGATTTCAGAACGGCGGCAGCGCAGATTGTGCCGCTGGACGTTGGTCTGCACATGGACGCGCTTGATCTTGTGCAGAGATACAATGTTGCTTTTTACGACGCCTTGATGCTGGCGGCAGCGCTGAAGGCGGAAAGCAATGTTTTCCTCTCCGAAGACATGCAGGATGGCCTCACCGTCGAAGGGCGAATGAAGATCTTCAACCCGTTCACCGCCCGTCTCCACGCATAA
- a CDS encoding AbrB/MazE/SpoVT family DNA-binding domain-containing protein — translation MRVTKWGDSLAVRIPADVAEALHIKEGDEVDVVAATDAVVNATPDEERRQALEKIRSLRWTLPPEYKFDRDEANER, via the coding sequence ATGCGTGTCACGAAATGGGGCGATAGTCTTGCGGTCCGCATCCCGGCGGATGTCGCGGAAGCCTTGCATATCAAGGAAGGCGACGAGGTGGATGTCGTTGCTGCAACCGATGCGGTTGTCAACGCGACGCCTGACGAAGAGCGGCGACAGGCGCTTGAAAAAATTCGTTCCCTGCGATGGACATTGCCGCCGGAGTATAAATTTGATCGTGACGAGGCTAATGAGCGTTGA
- a CDS encoding NfeD family protein produces the protein MAQLITIILLVVGAIILYRRFVRDAEKLSAKSKRREKERETGAIGTLIKDPQTGEYRVKREDET, from the coding sequence ATGGCTCAGCTTATTACAATCATCCTCCTGGTGGTGGGTGCCATCATCCTCTACCGCCGCTTCGTCCGCGATGCCGAAAAGCTTTCGGCAAAATCGAAACGGCGCGAGAAGGAACGTGAGACCGGCGCGATCGGCACCCTGATCAAGGACCCGCAAACCGGTGAGTACCGCGTGAAGCGCGAGGACGAGACGTAA
- a CDS encoding S49 family peptidase, which translates to MVGLLKHLVPKRFRKKELVIPVVRMNGAIMAGGNQFRPALNLASYAPLLEKAFAIKDAPAVAISINSPGGSPVQARMIYNRIRQLAEEKDKKVLVFVEDVAASGGYMIALAGDEIIADPTSIVGSIGVVSGGFGFPEMLRKIGVERRVYTAGENKVILDPFQPEKEGDIEYLKSLQVEIHNVFIDMVKMRRGSKLKGDDTIFSGLFWTGMRGLDLGLIDGLGDMRDVLRRRYGTKVKLQLVSGGRTLFGKKVPGVNAALGLDAERLAAGAVSGLAEVAEEKALWSRFGL; encoded by the coding sequence TTGGTGGGTTTGCTGAAGCATCTTGTGCCGAAACGCTTTCGTAAAAAAGAGCTTGTCATTCCCGTCGTGCGCATGAATGGCGCCATCATGGCGGGCGGTAACCAGTTCCGCCCCGCGCTCAACCTCGCCTCCTATGCGCCGTTGCTCGAAAAGGCCTTCGCCATCAAGGATGCCCCGGCCGTCGCGATCTCGATCAACTCTCCCGGCGGTTCGCCCGTCCAGGCCCGCATGATCTACAACCGCATCCGCCAATTGGCCGAGGAAAAGGACAAGAAGGTTCTGGTCTTCGTGGAGGACGTCGCGGCCTCCGGCGGCTACATGATCGCGCTTGCCGGCGACGAGATCATCGCCGACCCGACATCCATTGTCGGTTCGATCGGCGTGGTCTCCGGCGGCTTCGGTTTTCCGGAAATGCTGCGGAAGATCGGTGTGGAGCGCCGCGTCTACACGGCCGGCGAAAACAAGGTCATCCTCGACCCCTTCCAGCCGGAAAAGGAAGGCGATATCGAATACCTGAAGTCGCTCCAGGTCGAAATCCACAATGTTTTCATCGATATGGTCAAAATGCGCCGCGGCTCGAAACTGAAGGGCGACGACACGATCTTCTCAGGTCTGTTCTGGACCGGCATGCGCGGCCTCGATCTCGGCCTGATCGATGGACTGGGCGACATGCGGGACGTGCTCCGCCGCCGATACGGTACCAAGGTGAAGCTGCAACTCGTCAGCGGCGGGCGCACTCTGTTCGGCAAAAAAGTGCCCGGTGTGAACGCAGCGCTTGGTCTTGACGCCGAGAGGCTCGCCGCAGGTGCGGTTTCGGGACTTGCAGAGGTCGCCGAAGAAAAGGCATTGTGGTCGCGTTTCGGTCTATGA
- a CDS encoding tRNA1(Val) (adenine(37)-N6)-methyltransferase, with product MSDGISETIDAFHRGRFHIIQPKGRGHRAGMDAMLLASLVADDRACRVADLGAGAGAAGMAVAARLEKAQVTLYERSPEMAEFARRSLELPDNAAFSARVAVLEADVTLRAKARIEAGLPEDHFHHVIMNPPYNDAGDRRTPDALKAEAHAMTDGLFEDWIRTAGAIMIPGGQLSLIARPQSVAEIIAACGSRFGGLEITLIHPRPGDDAVRMLVTAIKGSRARLSFRAPLIMHETGSHAFTPFVDDLNNGRAAYSRNVRAIRPGL from the coding sequence GTGAGCGACGGCATTTCCGAAACGATCGACGCCTTTCATCGCGGGCGCTTTCACATCATCCAGCCAAAGGGCAGGGGGCATCGGGCAGGCATGGACGCCATGCTGCTTGCCTCGCTCGTCGCGGATGACCGCGCCTGTCGTGTTGCCGATCTCGGCGCCGGTGCCGGTGCCGCCGGCATGGCTGTGGCAGCGCGGCTCGAAAAGGCGCAGGTGACACTCTATGAGCGCTCCCCGGAAATGGCGGAATTTGCCCGCCGCAGTCTCGAACTGCCTGACAATGCCGCTTTTTCCGCCCGCGTCGCGGTTCTCGAAGCCGACGTGACGCTGCGGGCGAAAGCCCGGATCGAGGCCGGATTGCCCGAGGATCATTTCCATCACGTCATCATGAATCCGCCCTATAATGACGCCGGCGACCGCCGCACACCGGATGCCCTGAAGGCGGAAGCCCATGCCATGACGGATGGCCTGTTCGAGGACTGGATCAGGACCGCGGGCGCCATCATGATCCCGGGCGGGCAGCTTTCCCTGATCGCACGGCCGCAATCGGTGGCGGAGATCATTGCCGCCTGCGGCAGCCGTTTTGGCGGCCTCGAAATCACCCTCATCCATCCACGCCCCGGTGACGATGCGGTACGCATGCTCGTAACCGCCATCAAGGGATCGCGCGCACGGCTCTCCTTCCGCGCGCCCCTTATCATGCACGAGACCGGCAGCCACGCCTTTACCCCTTTCGTGGATGACCTCAACAATGGCCGCGCCGCCTATTCCCGTAATGTAAGGGCAATCAGACCCGGCTTATAA
- a CDS encoding DUF2007 domain-containing protein: protein MRELIRTNDAVLLSFAESLMKDAGIHCLIADQAMSILEGSLGLLPRRFLVEDDRADQARRILIDAGLGDELRNQEA, encoded by the coding sequence ATGCGTGAACTGATCCGTACCAACGATGCCGTGCTTCTTTCCTTCGCCGAAAGCCTGATGAAGGATGCCGGCATTCACTGCCTGATTGCCGATCAGGCGATGAGCATTCTGGAGGGATCGCTCGGCCTTTTGCCGCGACGGTTTCTGGTGGAAGACGACCGCGCCGATCAGGCCCGCCGCATTCTCATCGATGCGGGGCTCGGCGACGAGTTGCGCAATCAGGAGGCTTGA
- a CDS encoding polyprenyl synthetase family protein gives MGVVIPLEESKNKLASVKPLVDLTRPDMERVNQLILSKAGSDVQMIPEVANHLISSGGKRLRPMLTLASASMFGYEGDNHIKLATSVEFMHTATLLHDDVVDESDLRRGKSTARTIWGNQASVLVGDFLLGQAFRMMVDVGSLDALDVLSTAASVIAEGEVLQLSVAKNMETTEDDYLQVIRAKTAALFAAAAEVGPIVAKTDKATRSALKSYGMNLGLAFQLVDDVLDYGGKSADLGKNTGDDFREGKITLPVILSYRRGTQDERAFWRNAIEKGESSDENLEKALGLITKYNGLGDTIGRATHYGTIARDALAPLPQSPWKNALLEVIDFCIERLN, from the coding sequence TTGGGCGTCGTCATACCGCTTGAAGAAAGCAAAAACAAACTCGCATCCGTCAAGCCGCTTGTCGACCTGACCCGCCCCGACATGGAACGGGTGAACCAGCTTATCCTTTCCAAGGCCGGCTCCGATGTCCAGATGATCCCCGAGGTGGCCAACCATCTCATCTCGTCAGGCGGCAAGCGCCTTCGGCCGATGCTGACGCTCGCCTCGGCCTCGATGTTCGGTTACGAGGGCGACAACCACATCAAGCTCGCCACCAGCGTGGAATTCATGCACACGGCGACGCTTCTGCATGACGATGTTGTGGACGAAAGCGATCTGCGTCGCGGCAAATCCACCGCCCGCACCATCTGGGGCAACCAGGCGAGCGTTCTCGTCGGAGACTTCCTGCTCGGCCAGGCTTTCCGCATGATGGTGGATGTCGGTTCGCTGGACGCGCTCGACGTGCTCTCCACCGCCGCTTCCGTCATTGCCGAAGGCGAGGTTCTGCAGCTTTCCGTCGCCAAGAACATGGAAACGACCGAGGACGATTACCTGCAGGTGATTCGCGCCAAGACGGCCGCTCTCTTTGCCGCAGCGGCCGAAGTCGGCCCGATCGTCGCCAAGACGGACAAGGCCACCCGCAGTGCGCTGAAATCCTATGGTATGAACCTCGGCCTCGCCTTCCAACTGGTCGACGACGTGCTGGATTACGGTGGCAAGTCCGCCGATCTCGGCAAGAATACCGGAGACGATTTCCGCGAAGGCAAGATCACGCTGCCGGTCATCCTTTCCTATCGCCGCGGCACCCAGGATGAGCGCGCATTCTGGCGCAATGCCATCGAAAAGGGTGAAAGCAGCGACGAGAACCTGGAAAAAGCGCTCGGTCTTATCACCAAATACAACGGTCTCGGAGACACGATCGGCCGCGCCACGCATTACGGCACCATAGCCCGTGACGCACTTGCGCCATTGCCGCAGAGCCCATGGAAAAACGCGCTTCTCGAAGTCATCGACTTCTGCATCGAGCGTCTGAACTGA